In the genome of Marinomonas algicola, the window ACCTTCTGCACGCCCCTGTTCAAAACCTTTCTCAGAACCCTCATCAAGGCCTTGAGAAAAGCCCTCATCATAAGCCGCCGAACGGATTTCTTCGAGCTGTGACGCCGTTAGAGGCTCATATACCAATTCATCATTATCCACTTCTTCATAAGTAACAGTGGCTTCCGTTTTTATAAGCAAACCACTTTTGGCTTCTTCTACCTTTTTATTGCTATCCTCTAAACACGGTAATTCCCAACGTTCGTAAGCCGTCAGTTTCTTTCCATTTTTATTTACATCATCACTCATTAATTAAACCATTGCCTCGCCGCCGCCGCCGAGAACAATCTCGCCGTTATCAGCAAGTCTTCGAGCAACAGCAAGAATTTCTTTTTGAGCAACCTCAACCTCACTGACTCGTACAGGGCCTTTAGCTTCTAGATCATCTTTTAGCATATCAGCCGCACGGGAAGACATATTTTTAAATACCTTCTCTTGCATATCTGGATCAGCCCCCTTCAGAGCTAGGATCAAGGTTTCAGATTCAACTTCACGGAGGATAACCTGAATCCCCCTATCATCCACTTCCATCAAGTTATCAAAGACAAACATCATATCCTGAATGGTATTCGCTAAATCTTCATCAACATCACGTATGGATTCCATTAAATCGGCTTCGACCGAGCTATCAATAAAGTTCATGATATTCGCTGCGGTTCTAACACCACCAATAGAAGTCGATTGGGTAGATTGATTACCAGAGAACTGCCTTTCAAGAATGTTGTTCAACTCTTGTAACGCGGCTGGTTGAACCGTTTCCAAAGACGCGACACGAAGTACAATATCCAATCGTACACGTTCATCAAAATTGGCCAAAATATCGGCCGCTTGATCTGGATCTAAATAAGAAATAACAATAGCTTGAATCTGAGGGTGCTCGTAGCGAATAACATCAGCAACCGCACGTGGCTCCATCCATTTAAGCGTATCAAGCCCTGTGGTATTGCCACCTAGTAAAATACGATCAATTAGGCTATTTGCTTTCTCATCACCTAACGCTTCTTTTAACATATTCCTGATGTAGCCGTCAGCACCCAAACCTAAACCGGTTTGATCACCTACTAACACCAGAAAATCATCTAATACTTTTTCGACTTGATGACGTTGGACATTCGCTAATTGAGCCATTGCTTGACCAATTTTCTGAACTTCTTTGGGTCCCATATGTTTTAGAATTTGAGCTGCATCGGACTCACCTAATGACATTAGTAAAACAGCTGCTTTTTGAACAGACGATAAATCAGAACCTTGATCTGCTTCACTCATTTATTCTTCCAATACCCATTGTTTAACAACTTGAGCAACTCGCTCTGGCTCTTCCGCTATTAGACCTCGAATAGCATTTAATTGCCTTTCTATTTTTTCTGGAGATCCTGGAACCATAACATCTTCAGCACTCACCAATGACACTTGATCATCAGATATTTCGTCTGTTTCATCTGCGAAAATAGAGGCTTCAGTATCTTCAGCAACAGCAATTTTATTTTGCTCTCCAAGCGATTTAAGAATGGGCCTAACAACAATTAACAGCAGTAATAAAACAAAGAAACCAACCAAGACAGGCTGCAATAAATTCAGGAACCAAGTTTGCTGATAAAAAGGAATTTCTTCTGCTTGTTCAGGCGGCTCAGGTAACGCAAAAGGCGTGTTAACAACATTGATACTGTCTCCCCGACTGGGGTCAAAACCAACAGAGTCACGTACCAATAAAGTCAAACGTTGAAGCTCATTATCACTCCAGGGTGTTCTTACTACCCCTGACGTTTCTGGGTCAATTGACGCAATATCATCAACAACCACAGCGACAGAAAGGCGCCTAATCGTGCCTTGCTGACGAACCGTATAACTGATACTTCGATCTAACTCAAAGTTTCGAGTCGTTTCTTGTCTGGATTGCCCAGGAGTTTGCGAATTATCACCACCTACGTTCGCTCCATTCACATCAGCCACTTCGGGAGCGTTAATAGCTCCTGGAGGTTGATTTGTTAAGGCTCCAGGAACACCTGAATTGGCTACTCCAGCACGGTTTTCCTTCAATGTCTGCTCACTTCTAAGAGCCAACAAATCAGGGTTAAACTGTTCGTCCGTTTGCTCAACAGAAGTAAAGTCAACATCCGCTGATACTTCAGCCTTAAAGCGACCAGCACCAACAACTGGGTTCAATATATTGTTTACGCGGCTTAGCAATACATCTTCAACTTTTCGAGTGTAGTCAAACTGCTTACCGGCTATAGAGAGTTCCGAGTCTTGATCTTTTTGACTTAACAAAGTGCCTCGTTGATCCACAACCGTCACGTC includes:
- the fliG gene encoding flagellar motor switch protein FliG; the encoded protein is MSEADQGSDLSSVQKAAVLLMSLGESDAAQILKHMGPKEVQKIGQAMAQLANVQRHQVEKVLDDFLVLVGDQTGLGLGADGYIRNMLKEALGDEKANSLIDRILLGGNTTGLDTLKWMEPRAVADVIRYEHPQIQAIVISYLDPDQAADILANFDERVRLDIVLRVASLETVQPAALQELNNILERQFSGNQSTQSTSIGGVRTAANIMNFIDSSVEADLMESIRDVDEDLANTIQDMMFVFDNLMEVDDRGIQVILREVESETLILALKGADPDMQEKVFKNMSSRAADMLKDDLEAKGPVRVSEVEVAQKEILAVARRLADNGEIVLGGGGEAMV
- the fliF gene encoding flagellar basal-body MS-ring/collar protein FliF, whose amino-acid sequence is MDNVSAQSDQKLYVELLTGFNKLTVIRQLALMVGLAASIAIGLAAVLWSNGTEYKPVLSSITDYNADQIVELLTINNIPFKLDENTGALLVESDSYHLARLKLAGSGIVNDNIIGMEIMDQEQALGTSQFVENARYRRGLEGELSRTITSLQSIKSARVHLAIPKESVFVRDTRKPSASVFLELYPGRRLDSSQVDAIVNLVSSSISQLNHKDVTVVDQRGTLLSQKDQDSELSIAGKQFDYTRKVEDVLLSRVNNILNPVVGAGRFKAEVSADVDFTSVEQTDEQFNPDLLALRSEQTLKENRAGVANSGVPGALTNQPPGAINAPEVADVNGANVGGDNSQTPGQSRQETTRNFELDRSISYTVRQQGTIRRLSVAVVVDDIASIDPETSGVVRTPWSDNELQRLTLLVRDSVGFDPSRGDSINVVNTPFALPEPPEQAEEIPFYQQTWFLNLLQPVLVGFFVLLLLLIVVRPILKSLGEQNKIAVAEDTEASIFADETDEISDDQVSLVSAEDVMVPGSPEKIERQLNAIRGLIAEEPERVAQVVKQWVLEE